A stretch of the Candidatus Kapaibacterium sp. genome encodes the following:
- a CDS encoding AI-2E family transporter produces MQDNTIKNILILFLAIVIFYILNELASIILPLVLALLGAIVMQPFIDFLLRKKIPKLFILPTVSIISLAVLFGIFLIVSDTVTSIVEQQDYLLSRLLSKLDGLLTWINAVFKLDLDTTLLVSEIYKRAGDGWLSGFMGDLASGLGSFLGSFMFFALYYIMLLAGMSGYKDYMSYVGADKSEQFLAEYAKIQHSIFSYVAIKTLISIITGLLVYGICVSFGIKFAFFWGFSAFILNFIPNIGSILGTVFPILMSIIQIDSLQTILLLSILLVTVQFMMGNVIEPIVMGNRMRLNTLTVLFGLVFWGYIWGIPGMLLSVPLMVILKIILERFPAFSFIGRIMGYPEKT; encoded by the coding sequence ATGCAAGACAATACAATTAAAAATATTCTGATTTTATTCTTAGCTATAGTAATTTTCTATATACTAAATGAATTAGCATCTATTATATTACCACTTGTATTGGCTTTGTTGGGCGCTATCGTGATGCAGCCCTTTATTGATTTTTTACTCAGAAAAAAAATCCCTAAACTTTTTATTTTGCCTACTGTTTCGATTATATCATTAGCTGTGCTGTTCGGTATTTTTTTAATAGTTTCCGATACTGTAACAAGTATCGTAGAGCAACAAGACTATCTTTTGAGCCGTCTATTGAGTAAACTTGATGGATTATTGACATGGATTAATGCCGTTTTTAAATTGGACCTCGATACCACTCTACTTGTTTCAGAGATTTACAAACGAGCTGGTGATGGTTGGCTTTCAGGGTTTATGGGTGATTTGGCATCGGGTTTAGGTTCATTTTTAGGTTCATTTATGTTTTTTGCTTTGTACTATATTATGCTATTAGCGGGAATGTCAGGTTATAAAGATTATATGAGCTATGTTGGGGCAGATAAATCTGAGCAATTTTTAGCGGAATACGCCAAAATTCAACACTCGATATTTTCTTATGTAGCGATTAAAACTTTAATAAGCATTATAACCGGTTTGTTAGTTTATGGTATATGCGTTTCATTCGGAATAAAATTTGCATTTTTTTGGGGATTTTCAGCATTTATATTGAATTTCATTCCGAATATTGGTTCAATTTTAGGTACTGTTTTCCCAATTTTAATGTCTATTATTCAAATTGATTCCTTGCAAACAATATTATTGCTATCAATTTTGTTAGTAACCGTACAGTTTATGATGGGTAATGTGATTGAACCGATAGTAATGGGTAATCGTATGCGTCTCAATACACTTACCGTACTATTTGGCTTAGTTTTCTGGGGTTATATTTGGGGTATTCCCGGGATGTTGCTATCTGTGCCCTTGATGGTAATACTGAAAATCATACTTGAACGATTTCCGGCATTTAGTTTTATTGGCAGAATTATGGGCTATCCCGAAAAAACGTGA
- a CDS encoding outer membrane beta-barrel protein — MKSFKNKIVFSFIFTFVIAMMFISTTDAQEMKFRQQAWRYGLNLGYQFNSAGLGWQYLHGLDPNFQSERDEIDYVDGTGNGIYLGLFGEYLSESWWGFQFRVSYDVRDALVIDDTRTPIPSFDTKMSYLTFEPLFRADQNLIPNLNFYIGPFLAYNLSSTYVFKFDKDAAAEEAERDVPDVVKLTYGLQGGVAYDIRISDLDQNSSLYLSPFFETSWLVNQRESIDEPDQNSIADVWSTVAYRIGVRFSIEHRDPIEGMTQISKSPTPTFTNKVAIAMPTDNTIVTKNVKGYFPIHPYVFFDKGSLDFPRRYKTLTFSEAQNFNESDLSNFEKGDLTVKETNVNQLMIAYYNVMNVYGDRMRKNPSVQLTLRGSDPDEKNAEVHATKVKNYLVTNFGINADRISVITDPPYAPSGSDETEVKSAELINDENRRVKFVFSNSDMYKPLVYTIRDETSIDNDMLFSIDNSVPFRSWDITITGEGRTMYFGPYSYSSARINPAELMRFLENGKYNAKVSITDRTGKITTENVSFNLTKDTELENASRYLMIFDYNQADAVRTYETTIRNDIVKGIGNTDRVIVHGHTDIIGTPEGNMKLSKERAEETKSIIDDQLRKDNKTTRNVTSMGMGERKTQYSFDNKYPEGRMYNRNVFVEIIEGR; from the coding sequence ATGAAAAGTTTTAAAAACAAAATCGTATTTAGTTTCATATTCACATTTGTCATCGCAATGATGTTTATATCAACGACAGATGCGCAAGAAATGAAATTTCGCCAACAAGCATGGCGATACGGATTGAACCTTGGTTACCAATTTAACTCAGCCGGGCTTGGATGGCAGTATCTTCACGGTCTTGACCCGAATTTCCAATCAGAAAGGGATGAAATTGACTATGTAGATGGTACAGGTAATGGTATTTACTTAGGCTTATTTGGGGAATATCTTTCCGAAAGCTGGTGGGGATTCCAATTCCGTGTCTCATATGATGTCAGAGATGCATTAGTAATTGATGACACGAGAACGCCAATTCCTTCATTTGACACTAAAATGAGCTACCTGACTTTTGAACCATTGTTCAGGGCTGACCAAAATCTTATTCCAAATTTGAACTTCTATATAGGTCCTTTCTTAGCATATAACTTAAGTAGTACTTACGTCTTTAAATTTGATAAGGATGCTGCTGCTGAAGAAGCGGAAAGAGATGTACCTGATGTTGTCAAGTTAACTTATGGACTCCAAGGTGGTGTGGCATATGATATTAGGATTTCAGATTTAGACCAAAATTCATCCTTGTATTTATCGCCATTCTTTGAAACATCATGGTTAGTAAATCAACGTGAAAGCATTGATGAACCGGACCAAAATTCGATAGCTGATGTATGGTCAACTGTGGCTTACAGGATTGGAGTTAGGTTTTCTATCGAACACAGAGACCCGATAGAAGGTATGACTCAAATTTCAAAATCACCAACTCCAACATTTACTAATAAAGTAGCAATTGCAATGCCTACTGATAATACTATAGTTACTAAGAATGTAAAAGGTTATTTCCCAATACATCCTTATGTGTTTTTTGACAAAGGTAGTTTAGATTTTCCAAGAAGGTATAAAACATTGACATTTTCTGAAGCTCAAAATTTCAACGAGTCAGACTTATCTAATTTTGAAAAAGGTGATTTGACTGTTAAAGAAACAAACGTGAACCAGTTGATGATAGCATACTACAATGTAATGAATGTATATGGTGACAGGATGAGAAAGAATCCAAGTGTTCAATTGACTTTACGTGGTTCGGACCCCGATGAAAAAAATGCTGAAGTACATGCTACCAAAGTCAAGAACTATTTGGTAACTAATTTCGGTATTAATGCAGATAGAATATCCGTAATTACAGACCCTCCGTATGCTCCATCGGGAAGTGATGAGACTGAAGTAAAATCAGCAGAATTGATTAATGACGAAAATAGAAGAGTCAAGTTTGTTTTCAGCAACTCGGACATGTACAAACCATTGGTTTATACTATTAGAGATGAAACTTCGATTGACAATGATATGCTATTTTCGATTGACAATTCAGTTCCATTCAGGAGCTGGGATATTACTATCACCGGCGAAGGCAGAACAATGTATTTCGGTCCATACTCATATAGCAGTGCCAGAATTAATCCGGCTGAACTTATGAGATTTCTTGAAAATGGAAAATATAATGCTAAAGTTTCCATTACCGATAGAACCGGAAAAATCACTACTGAAAATGTTAGCTTCAATCTAACTAAAGATACCGAATTGGAAAATGCTTCAAGATACCTGATGATATTTGACTATAACCAAGCAGATGCGGTTAGAACTTATGAGACCACCATCAGAAACGATATTGTCAAAGGTATTGGAAACACAGATAGGGTTATCGTACATGGTCATACTGATATTATTGGTACACCGGAAGGTAATATGAAGCTATCGAAAGAAAGAGCTGAGGAAACGAAATCAATTATTGATGACCAGCTCAGAAAAGACAATAAAACAACAAGAAATGTCACAAGTATGGGCATGGGTGAACGTAAAACACAATATTCATTCGATAACAAATACCCCGAAGGTAGAATGTATAACAGAAATGTATTTGTCGAAATCATCGAAGGCAGATGA
- a CDS encoding lmo0937 family membrane protein, translating to MLYIIAVVMIILWLLGMLSSYTMSGFIHVLLVIAVVIILVRLIQGRRVV from the coding sequence ATGTTGTATATAATCGCAGTAGTGATGATAATCCTTTGGCTTCTCGGAATGTTAAGTTCATATACAATGAGCGGATTCATTCATGTACTTTTAGTGATAGCCGTAGTTATAATATTAGTAAGACTTATTCAAGGTCGCAGAGTTGTATAG
- a CDS encoding cupin domain-containing protein, giving the protein MKNAEINKAEALILVEIIEYELNSVVIKTIIKKTTGNVSVLSLDVGEGLVERISAFDSFAHIIDGRAEIVINGKSSFLETGQSIIIPAHISNKIVANERFKMILTVIKSGYE; this is encoded by the coding sequence ATGAAAAACGCAGAAATCAATAAAGCAGAAGCTTTGATTTTGGTTGAAATAATTGAGTATGAATTGAATTCTGTTGTGATAAAGACAATCATAAAAAAAACGACAGGAAATGTAAGCGTATTGTCACTTGATGTAGGTGAAGGATTGGTCGAGAGAATATCTGCATTTGATTCATTTGCACATATTATTGATGGCAGGGCTGAAATCGTAATTAATGGTAAATCATCTTTTCTTGAAACAGGACAATCTATAATCATACCTGCTCATATTTCGAATAAAATTGTAGCTAATGAACGTTTCAAAATGATACTGACAGTTATAAAAAGCGGCTATGAATAA
- the alaS gene encoding alanine--tRNA ligase, with the protein MTSQEIRKSFLDFFKDKEHRIVQGSAVIPFGDPTLLFTNAGMNQFKDVFLGTGSREYTRAADTQKCIRVSGKHNDLEEVGVDTYHHTFFEMLGNWSFGDYYKHEAIQWAWELLTDVWKLPIERLHASVFRTDDEAFEIWKKYLPESRIHRFDEKDNFWEMGETGPCGPCSEIHYDRTPDLSGANLVNAGVPEVIEIWNLVFIQYNRKSTGELEPLTAKHVDTGMGFERICSVIQQKESNYDTDVFSPIISEIAKLSGKIYKQDLDDSDSIAMRVIADHLRTLSFAIADGALPGNEGRGYVLRRILRRGSRFSRNLGFKEPIIYKLLPVLIDIMGEQFPELKQYESTIHRVIKAEEESFLQTLERGLEKFDEILSKLDESGKIIPGEEAFLLYDSFGFPLDLTQLIARERGYSVDNAGFDESMKQQKERSRAARKSFSDELVLPQTDAVSQFVGYEMLECESEVKFVNENLIVLAQTPFYTESGGQISDTGVLLIGGTEYQVNDMKKSGTAIFHICDRNIEAKVGDKVLARVDSSRRIDIMRNHSATHLMHEALRVILGEHVQQAGSLVAPGYLRFDFNHFEKVSAEQIHQIERIVNEKILEIIDINIEELDMEVASQNSKIKMFFGDKYGDRVRVVTMDSKYSMELCGGTHVRNTSEIGLFKIISESSIAAGVRRIEAITGREVENYISSLNNKLEESKKKQDELLDKIKELNKEINIIKLNDTVNMIINDCKPIEINEIKLFIYNLNNDYNNDLRTIAEKLRETYNKNSIAFISSINDGKVQLACIVSDDLVSKYNAGKLIGQAAKIVDGGGGGKPHLATAGGKDISKLDELLQSFPKIVEGSN; encoded by the coding sequence ATGACATCGCAAGAAATTAGAAAGTCTTTTTTAGATTTTTTTAAAGATAAAGAACATCGTATCGTACAGGGTTCGGCTGTGATTCCCTTTGGCGACCCTACTCTTTTGTTTACAAATGCCGGTATGAACCAGTTCAAAGACGTTTTCTTAGGTACCGGAAGCCGAGAATATACTCGTGCAGCCGACACACAGAAATGTATTCGGGTAAGCGGCAAGCATAATGATTTGGAGGAAGTTGGCGTTGATACCTATCACCATACATTTTTTGAGATGCTTGGTAACTGGAGCTTTGGTGATTACTACAAGCATGAAGCGATTCAGTGGGCTTGGGAACTATTGACCGATGTTTGGAAATTACCAATCGAAAGGTTGCATGCTTCCGTTTTCCGCACTGATGATGAAGCTTTTGAAATTTGGAAAAAATATCTTCCCGAATCTCGAATTCATCGTTTTGACGAGAAAGATAATTTCTGGGAAATGGGGGAGACCGGTCCATGCGGTCCTTGTAGCGAAATCCACTATGACAGAACTCCTGACTTGAGTGGTGCCAATTTAGTAAACGCCGGAGTTCCGGAGGTAATTGAAATTTGGAATCTCGTATTTATTCAATACAACAGGAAGTCAACCGGTGAATTGGAACCCTTAACTGCAAAGCATGTTGATACAGGCATGGGTTTCGAGAGAATATGTTCGGTTATCCAGCAAAAAGAATCCAATTATGACACAGATGTTTTCAGCCCAATTATTAGCGAAATTGCAAAATTATCAGGTAAGATTTATAAACAGGATTTAGATGATAGCGATAGCATTGCGATGAGAGTCATTGCCGACCATTTGCGTACTTTATCGTTTGCGATTGCCGATGGTGCATTGCCCGGTAATGAGGGCAGAGGATATGTTTTGAGACGAATTTTGCGTCGCGGTTCGCGATTTTCACGCAATCTTGGTTTCAAAGAACCTATAATTTATAAATTATTACCTGTTTTGATTGACATTATGGGTGAACAATTCCCCGAATTGAAGCAATACGAAAGTACAATCCATCGAGTCATCAAAGCTGAAGAGGAAAGTTTTCTTCAAACTCTTGAGCGTGGTCTCGAAAAATTTGACGAAATTCTCTCAAAGTTAGATGAATCCGGAAAAATCATTCCGGGCGAAGAAGCATTTTTGCTCTACGATTCATTTGGTTTCCCTTTAGATTTGACTCAACTCATTGCAAGAGAACGCGGCTATTCCGTAGATAATGCCGGATTCGACGAATCTATGAAGCAGCAAAAGGAACGTTCACGTGCTGCTCGTAAAAGCTTTTCGGATGAACTTGTATTGCCTCAGACAGATGCTGTATCGCAATTTGTTGGTTATGAAATGTTGGAATGTGAATCCGAAGTGAAATTTGTAAATGAAAATTTGATTGTATTAGCCCAAACTCCTTTTTATACGGAAAGTGGCGGTCAAATTTCTGATACAGGCGTTTTGTTGATAGGCGGGACTGAATATCAAGTCAATGATATGAAAAAATCCGGTACGGCAATTTTTCATATCTGCGACAGAAATATTGAGGCTAAAGTCGGCGACAAAGTTCTTGCACGTGTTGACTCGAGCCGAAGAATTGATATTATGCGTAACCACTCTGCGACTCACTTAATGCACGAAGCGCTTAGAGTCATTCTGGGCGAACACGTTCAGCAAGCAGGCTCGCTTGTTGCACCCGGGTATTTAAGATTCGACTTTAATCATTTTGAAAAAGTTTCTGCGGAACAAATTCATCAAATCGAACGTATAGTAAATGAGAAAATTTTGGAAATCATAGATATAAATATTGAAGAACTTGATATGGAAGTTGCTTCTCAAAATAGTAAGATAAAAATGTTCTTCGGTGACAAATACGGAGATAGAGTCCGTGTTGTTACTATGGATAGCAAATATTCTATGGAACTGTGTGGTGGGACTCATGTCCGAAATACATCGGAAATCGGACTTTTCAAGATTATATCCGAATCCTCAATTGCAGCTGGTGTTCGCCGTATCGAAGCTATTACCGGACGCGAAGTTGAGAATTATATCAGTTCACTCAATAATAAATTGGAAGAGAGCAAGAAAAAGCAAGATGAATTACTCGACAAAATTAAGGAATTAAATAAAGAAATTAATATAATCAAGTTAAATGATACTGTAAACATGATTATCAATGATTGTAAACCAATTGAAATTAATGAAATAAAATTATTTATTTATAATTTAAATAATGATTATAATAATGATTTGAGAACCATTGCCGAAAAACTTAGAGAAACTTATAATAAAAATTCAATTGCATTTATTTCATCAATTAATGACGGCAAAGTTCAACTTGCGTGTATAGTGAGCGATGATTTAGTATCTAAATATAATGCAGGAAAACTCATCGGGCAAGCAGCCAAAATCGTTGATGGTGGCGGCGGTGGAAAGCCTCATTTAGCAACTGCAGGCGGAAAAGACATCAGCAAATTAGACGAACTATTGCAATCATTTCCCAAAATAGTTGAAGGAAGTAATTAA
- a CDS encoding AraC family transcriptional regulator: MKLYIKYMVCIRCKMVVASELENLGIQYKNLTIGEVEVSEDVSDADKEKLDINLRRSGLELMNNRKSQIIEKIKNVIIEMVHYTEDMEPVHFSEVLSEKLHLDYTYLSNLFSEVTGVTIQQFVIKHKIERVKELLVYDELNISEIAWKLNYSSVQHLSTQFKKVTGLSPSHFKNLRKKRRQSINEIG; this comes from the coding sequence ATGAAATTATATATAAAATATATGGTGTGTATTAGATGTAAGATGGTAGTGGCATCCGAATTGGAAAATTTAGGCATTCAATATAAAAATCTCACAATTGGCGAAGTCGAGGTCAGTGAAGACGTGAGCGATGCGGATAAGGAAAAGCTCGACATTAACTTGAGACGTTCCGGACTGGAACTTATGAACAATAGGAAAAGTCAAATTATTGAAAAAATAAAAAATGTAATAATTGAGATGGTTCACTATACAGAAGATATGGAACCGGTACACTTCTCGGAAGTTTTGAGCGAGAAACTTCATTTGGATTACACTTATCTTTCAAATCTCTTTTCTGAAGTAACAGGAGTTACGATACAACAATTTGTAATCAAGCATAAGATTGAACGTGTTAAAGAACTGCTTGTTTACGATGAGCTAAATATAAGCGAAATCGCTTGGAAACTGAACTATAGCAGCGTTCAACATCTTTCGACTCAGTTCAAAAAAGTTACAGGCTTATCCCCTTCTCACTTTAAGAATCTACGTAAAAAACGCAGACAGTCTATAAACGAAATTGGTTGA
- a CDS encoding kynureninase has translation MIDVNILTKDVNPLSRFYSNFKVTERILLTGHSHQAWPDAAYEGIREAWKDAALLVDDKWEKAFHKSDRVRQGYAELLDGKAHNIALATNTHELFIKFLSALDLKNRRKVITSDSEFYTVRRQLDRLDKEFLEVVNVASEPYDTLSERMAQLVDDKTAAVVISKVFYNNSKIIENLSLLDSTCEKFGARLMIDTYHTLNAIPFSIIEENLPNSFVLGGGYKYCQLGEGNCFMLIPDGVEFRPALTGWFSEFGMITAPKVQGQVNYGPSHWQFAGSTYDPISHYRASSVLDFFRDMQYSPVKLREISLHQLKYLASEFDKAGMPSEIIDRKRDIPLEKFGGFIVFYTKRAARITNELRQRNIFVDFRGENLRFGPAPYLSNRQLADSIVALKEIVNNMGKK, from the coding sequence ATGATTGATGTTAATATTTTGACAAAAGATGTCAACCCTTTGAGTAGATTTTATAGTAATTTCAAAGTAACTGAAAGAATTTTGCTAACCGGACATTCCCACCAAGCATGGCCCGATGCTGCTTATGAGGGCATTCGCGAAGCATGGAAAGACGCGGCTCTTTTAGTTGATGATAAGTGGGAAAAGGCTTTTCACAAATCGGATAGAGTTCGTCAAGGATATGCGGAATTATTAGATGGCAAGGCGCACAATATCGCCCTTGCTACCAATACACATGAGCTTTTTATAAAATTTCTTTCGGCACTTGATTTGAAGAATCGTAGGAAGGTCATCACAAGCGACTCAGAATTTTATACTGTGCGACGCCAATTAGACCGTTTGGACAAAGAATTTCTCGAAGTGGTCAATGTTGCCTCCGAACCATACGATACCTTATCAGAACGCATGGCTCAATTGGTTGACGATAAAACTGCAGCCGTTGTAATATCAAAAGTATTCTATAATAATTCTAAAATTATCGAAAATTTGAGCCTTTTAGATAGCACCTGCGAAAAATTTGGCGCCAGATTGATGATAGACACTTACCACACTTTGAATGCTATTCCATTTTCAATTATAGAAGAAAATTTGCCAAATAGCTTCGTTTTGGGCGGTGGCTATAAATACTGCCAATTAGGCGAAGGCAATTGCTTCATGCTGATACCCGACGGTGTTGAATTCAGACCTGCATTGACCGGCTGGTTCAGCGAATTTGGGATGATTACAGCTCCTAAAGTTCAGGGGCAAGTTAATTACGGTCCAAGCCATTGGCAATTCGCAGGCTCAACTTATGACCCAATTAGTCACTATCGTGCATCGAGTGTCTTGGACTTTTTCCGCGATATGCAATATTCACCGGTAAAATTAAGAGAAATTTCATTGCATCAATTGAAGTACTTGGCTTCGGAATTTGATAAAGCCGGTATGCCGAGCGAGATAATAGACCGTAAACGAGACATTCCACTTGAAAAATTCGGCGGATTCATAGTCTTTTATACCAAAAGGGCGGCGCGAATAACAAATGAACTCAGACAAAGAAACATTTTTGTAGATTTTAGGGGTGAAAATTTGAGATTCGGACCTGCACCCTATTTGAGCAACCGTCAATTGGCTGATTCAATCGTCGCTTTGAAAGAAATAGTAAATAATATGGGCAAGAAATGA
- a CDS encoding PorT family protein: MKKFIMILIMASFATTFISLAQNDTEGHREILHVGLKIGLNYSNVWDSEGEDFVANSTFGLVFGGFVSIPIWEYVGFQPGLLFSQKGFEGSGKILGGDYRLTRTTNHIAIPLLATLRPIKEITIVAGPQYSYLVKQTDVFENALTTVEQEQEFENDNIRNNTLSFLIGLDVNLDQLVFGTRLGWDLHQNHGDGNSHTPRYRNSWVQFTVGYRFQ, encoded by the coding sequence ATGAAAAAATTTATTATGATATTGATTATGGCAAGTTTTGCCACAACATTTATTAGTCTGGCTCAAAATGATACAGAAGGACATCGGGAAATTCTGCACGTTGGTTTGAAAATAGGGTTAAATTACTCGAATGTCTGGGATTCCGAAGGCGAGGATTTTGTAGCCAATTCAACATTTGGTTTGGTATTTGGCGGTTTCGTTTCGATTCCGATTTGGGAGTATGTAGGATTTCAACCCGGATTGCTCTTTTCTCAAAAAGGTTTCGAAGGTAGTGGTAAGATTCTCGGTGGCGATTATCGCCTCACCCGAACTACAAATCATATTGCCATACCATTGTTGGCAACTTTGAGACCGATTAAAGAAATTACAATTGTAGCCGGACCGCAGTATTCATATTTAGTCAAACAAACTGATGTGTTCGAGAATGCTTTGACTACAGTAGAACAGGAGCAGGAATTTGAAAATGACAATATCAGAAACAACACTCTATCATTCTTAATTGGATTAGATGTTAACTTGGACCAACTTGTTTTTGGAACAAGATTAGGTTGGGATTTACACCAAAATCATGGGGACGGCAATTCGCATACCCCACGATATAGAAATTCTTGGGTGCAATTTACTGTTGGTTACAGGTTTCAATAA